The following are from one region of the Vibrio hyugaensis genome:
- the fkpA gene encoding FKBP-type peptidyl-prolyl cis-trans isomerase, translating to MKSVLKVSLLAATVMLAVGCQKEETKPEAAPQAEQVQAETGKAVHFKTDDDKAAYAIGVSFANYLSTSIDKPSEIGIDLNKDLVLKGIEDVFKDKAALNEEETRAALESLDKRVAEKMQKQAAEKAAEAKKAGDDFRAEFEKQEGVVKTDSGLLYQVITPAEGEKPKDTDTVQVHYKGTLIDGTQFDSSYDRGEPATFPLNRVIPGWTEGVQLMPVGSKFKFVIPPELAYGDQDTPSIPANSTLVFEVELLKVENDQAAK from the coding sequence ATGAAATCAGTTTTAAAAGTGTCGCTACTTGCTGCAACAGTAATGCTAGCGGTAGGTTGTCAAAAAGAAGAAACAAAACCAGAAGCAGCACCTCAAGCAGAACAAGTTCAAGCAGAAACTGGTAAAGCAGTTCACTTTAAAACCGACGATGACAAAGCGGCATACGCGATCGGTGTTTCATTTGCTAACTACCTAAGCACGAGTATCGATAAGCCAAGCGAAATCGGTATCGACCTAAACAAAGACCTAGTTCTTAAAGGTATCGAAGACGTATTCAAAGACAAAGCTGCGCTAAACGAGGAGGAAACTCGTGCCGCTCTAGAGTCTCTAGATAAGCGTGTTGCTGAGAAGATGCAAAAGCAAGCCGCTGAAAAAGCGGCTGAAGCGAAGAAAGCAGGTGATGACTTCCGTGCTGAGTTCGAAAAGCAAGAAGGCGTAGTTAAGACAGATTCTGGCCTACTTTACCAAGTAATCACGCCTGCTGAAGGTGAGAAGCCAAAAGATACTGATACGGTTCAGGTACACTACAAAGGTACTCTGATCGACGGTACTCAGTTCGACAGTTCTTACGATCGTGGTGAGCCAGCAACGTTCCCACTAAACCGCGTTATCCCTGGTTGGACTGAAGGTGTTCAGCTAATGCCTGTAGGCTCTAAGTTCAAATTTGTTATCCCGCCAGAGCTAGCATACGGTGATCAAGACACACCAAGCATCCCAGCTAACTCAACGCTTGTATTCGAAGTTGAACTACTAAAAGTTGAGAACGATCAAGCTGCTAAGTAA
- a CDS encoding IS4 family transposase produces MTHSDAKLWAQEQFGQAQLKDPRRTQRLISLATSIANQPGVSVAKLPFSPADMEGAYRFIRNENIDAKDIAEAGFQSTVSRANEHEELLALEDTTTLSFPHRSIKDELGHTNQGDRIRALHVHSTLLFAPQSQTIVGLIEQQRWSRDITKRGQKHQHATRPYKEKESYKWEQASRRVVERLGDKMLDVISVCDREADLFEYLTYKRQHQQRFVVRSMQSRCLEAHHQKLYDYAQALPSVETKELTIPQKGGRKARDVKLDVKYGQVTLKAPANKKEHAGIPVYYVGCLEQGTSKDKLAWHLLTSEPINNVEDAMRIIGYYERRWLIEDFHKVWKSEGTDVESLRLQSKDNLERLSVIYAFVATRLLALRFIKEVDELTKESCEKVLGKKAWKLLWLKLESKTLPKEVPDMSWAYKNLAKLGGWKDTKRTGRASIKVLWEGWFKLQTILEGYELAMSLDH; encoded by the coding sequence ATGACACACTCAGACGCTAAACTTTGGGCACAAGAACAATTTGGACAAGCACAACTTAAAGACCCTCGAAGAACACAACGCCTCATCAGTTTAGCGACTTCCATTGCTAATCAACCAGGAGTCTCCGTGGCTAAACTTCCTTTTTCTCCCGCCGATATGGAAGGTGCATATCGCTTTATCCGCAATGAAAACATCGATGCAAAAGACATCGCAGAAGCAGGCTTTCAATCAACTGTATCCCGAGCTAACGAGCATGAGGAATTACTCGCGCTTGAAGATACAACAACGCTCAGTTTTCCGCATCGAAGTATAAAAGATGAACTCGGGCACACGAATCAAGGCGATAGAATTCGAGCTCTCCACGTACATTCGACGTTACTTTTTGCACCACAAAGTCAGACCATTGTTGGCCTGATAGAGCAGCAACGATGGAGCCGAGATATTACTAAGCGTGGGCAAAAGCACCAACACGCGACTCGTCCTTATAAGGAGAAAGAGAGTTACAAATGGGAGCAAGCTTCTCGCCGTGTCGTTGAACGCCTAGGGGATAAAATGTTAGATGTTATCTCGGTCTGTGACCGAGAAGCTGACCTATTCGAATACTTGACTTATAAACGTCAACATCAGCAGCGCTTTGTCGTTCGCTCAATGCAAAGTCGCTGCCTAGAAGCTCATCATCAAAAGCTTTACGACTATGCGCAAGCGTTACCAAGCGTCGAGACAAAAGAGCTTACCATCCCCCAAAAAGGAGGGAGAAAAGCGAGAGATGTAAAGCTTGATGTTAAATATGGTCAGGTGACATTAAAGGCTCCGGCAAACAAAAAAGAGCACGCAGGCATACCTGTTTATTATGTTGGTTGCCTTGAGCAAGGGACATCAAAAGACAAGTTAGCATGGCACCTCTTGACGTCGGAGCCAATAAACAACGTTGAAGACGCTATGAGAATTATCGGTTATTACGAGCGCCGATGGCTGATTGAAGATTTCCATAAAGTCTGGAAAAGTGAAGGGACAGATGTGGAGTCACTCAGGCTACAAAGTAAAGATAACTTAGAGAGATTAAGTGTCATCTATGCCTTTGTTGCTACGCGTTTATTGGCGTTACGCTTCATTAAAGAAGTTGATGAGCTAACGAAAGAAAGTTGTGAAAAGGTATTGGGCAAAAAAGCTTGGAAGCTACTGTGGTTGAAACTAGAAAGTAAGACATTACCTAAAGAAGTGCCCGATATGAGCTGGGCGTACAAAAATCTCGCTAAATTAGGCGGTTGGAAAGATACCAAGAGGACGGGTAGAGCTTCAATAAAGGTGCTTTGGGAAGGATGGTTTAAACTACAAACCATCCTTGAAGGCTACGAACTCGCAATGTCTCTTGATCACTAG
- a CDS encoding helix-turn-helix transcriptional regulator: MTTTETINAEMLLEMESVNVMPFSEHDKIILRSYEAVVDGIASLIGPFCEIVLHSLEDLNTSAIKIANGENTGRQVGSPITDLALKMLKDIEGSERNFSRSYFTRAKGGVLMKSITVAIRNGENRVIGLLCINVNLDAPFSQVLQSFMPTQEAKEAASSVNFASDVEELVDQTVERTIEEINADKSVSNNTKNRQIVMELYDKGIFDIKDAINRVADRLNISKHTVYLYIRQRKTEDE; the protein is encoded by the coding sequence ATGACAACTACAGAAACAATAAATGCGGAGATGTTGCTCGAAATGGAATCTGTCAACGTGATGCCATTTTCTGAGCACGATAAAATCATCTTGAGATCTTACGAAGCGGTCGTGGACGGCATCGCCAGTTTGATTGGTCCCTTTTGTGAGATCGTTCTTCACTCTCTTGAAGATCTCAATACCTCTGCAATCAAAATCGCCAATGGTGAAAACACTGGCCGTCAGGTCGGTTCTCCGATTACCGACTTAGCGCTAAAGATGTTGAAAGACATTGAAGGCTCTGAACGTAACTTCTCACGTTCGTACTTCACCCGTGCAAAAGGTGGTGTACTCATGAAGTCGATCACCGTTGCTATCCGCAATGGTGAAAACCGAGTGATTGGCCTGCTTTGTATTAACGTCAACCTTGATGCGCCGTTCTCCCAAGTGCTGCAATCTTTTATGCCGACACAAGAAGCAAAAGAGGCGGCGTCTTCAGTAAACTTCGCCAGCGATGTTGAAGAACTTGTCGATCAAACCGTTGAGCGCACGATTGAAGAAATCAATGCAGACAAATCGGTATCGAACAATACGAAAAACCGTCAGATCGTCATGGAATTGTACGATAAAGGTATCTTCGATATTAAAGACGCCATCAACCGCGTTGCCGATCGTCTAAACATTTCTAAGCATACGGTTTACCTTTATATTCGTCAGCGTAAAACTGAGGACGAATAA